A genomic window from Luteolibacter sp. LG18 includes:
- a CDS encoding DUF1501 domain-containing protein has translation MSHSLTAKDLILDRRDFLRRCGMGFGGLALGSLLGGRASAMPLTAGDVVGPHFAPRAKRVVHLFMNGGPSQVDTFDRKVLLDQQHGKAISLDGLKTERPTGAALRSPFSFDRYGECGLEVSELFKHTAKHADDLCVIRSMTADVPNHEPSLMLMNCGDGRLARPSMGSWVSCGLGSGNEDLPAYISMCPGGMPVKRTENWRSAFLPGRFQGTYLDTSIQELERMIENLRNPSARDPRQAGQIELLRELNERHLAERAHDPQLEARIRSFELAYRMQSEATDAFDVSKEPSHVREMYGPGNFARQCLMARRLLERGVRFIQLWHGNGQPWDSHDNIEDHRKLAGECDQAIGAFLSDLKMRGMLDDTLVIWGGEFGRTPTVELPQAGSNKGVMKGRDHNHYGFTMWLAGGGVKGGHVHGATDEFGFKAVENPVHVHDLHATILHLLGFDHERLTYRYSGRDFRLTDVFGKVVEGILA, from the coding sequence ATGAGCCATTCCCTCACCGCCAAGGACCTCATTCTCGACCGGCGCGATTTCCTCCGCCGCTGTGGGATGGGTTTCGGCGGGCTCGCGCTCGGCAGCCTGCTGGGTGGCCGGGCGTCGGCGATGCCGCTGACCGCGGGAGATGTAGTGGGCCCCCATTTCGCGCCGCGGGCGAAGCGGGTGGTGCACCTGTTCATGAACGGCGGGCCGTCGCAGGTGGACACCTTTGACCGTAAAGTCCTGCTCGACCAGCAGCACGGCAAGGCGATCTCGCTGGATGGCCTGAAGACCGAACGGCCCACCGGTGCGGCGCTGCGTTCGCCGTTCTCGTTCGACCGCTACGGCGAGTGCGGGCTGGAGGTCAGCGAGCTGTTCAAGCACACCGCGAAGCATGCCGACGATCTGTGCGTGATCCGCTCGATGACGGCGGACGTGCCGAACCACGAGCCGTCGCTGATGCTGATGAACTGTGGCGATGGCCGGCTTGCCCGGCCTTCAATGGGCTCGTGGGTGAGCTGCGGCCTGGGTAGTGGCAACGAGGACCTGCCCGCCTACATTTCGATGTGCCCCGGCGGCATGCCGGTGAAGCGCACCGAGAACTGGCGTTCGGCCTTCCTGCCCGGACGATTCCAGGGCACCTACCTCGACACCTCGATCCAGGAGCTGGAGCGGATGATCGAGAACCTCCGCAATCCCTCGGCCCGCGATCCGCGCCAGGCCGGGCAGATCGAGTTGCTGCGGGAGCTGAACGAACGCCACCTCGCCGAGCGCGCGCACGATCCGCAGCTCGAAGCCCGCATCCGCAGTTTCGAACTCGCCTACCGCATGCAGAGCGAGGCCACCGATGCCTTCGATGTTTCGAAGGAGCCGTCGCATGTCCGTGAGATGTATGGCCCGGGCAATTTTGCCCGCCAGTGCCTGATGGCGCGGCGTTTGCTGGAGCGCGGCGTGCGTTTCATCCAGCTCTGGCACGGCAACGGCCAGCCGTGGGATAGCCACGACAACATCGAGGACCATCGCAAGCTCGCGGGCGAGTGCGACCAGGCGATCGGCGCGTTCCTTTCCGATCTCAAGATGCGCGGCATGCTCGATGACACGCTGGTGATCTGGGGCGGTGAGTTCGGTCGCACGCCCACCGTGGAGCTGCCGCAGGCCGGATCGAACAAGGGCGTGATGAAGGGCCGCGACCATAACCACTACGGTTTCACCATGTGGCTCGCCGGTGGCGGCGTGAAGGGCGGTCACGTCCACGGCGCGACCGACGAGTTCGGCTTCAAGGCCGTGGAGAACCCGGTGCACGTGCATGACCTGCACGCGACCATCCTGCATTTGTTAGGCTTCGACCACGAGCGCCTGACCTACCGCTACTCCGGCCGCGACTTCCGCCTCACCGATGTCTTCGGCAAGGTGGTGGAGGGGATTCTGGCGTGA
- a CDS encoding M42 family metallopeptidase yields MKPDDRAFLFELLETPSPTGFEMPGQRVWAKWIGQHAAETACDAYGSTWAILPGKSERIVMLEAHADEIGFIIKHIDDNGFLRLDRIGGSDAATARGRRLTFLGDEGPVSGIIGNTAIHLRRDEAGQEKAPAVHELWVDVGASSAKEVAALGLRVGHPAVYQDSPMELSHDRLVGRALDNRIGGYIIAQVMKRVAKEKKKPAFTLVCLNAVQEEIGGHGAMMATYRLKPEVCVCLDVTHATDTPGIDHVKFGRVKLGGGPSLTHGSSNHPKVVQRLIEVAKKASVPVQHESSSRFTGTDTDKIFHSREGVPSALVSLPLRCMHSVVETAHLGDIEKTIELLTGFVLSLDADDTFHQTL; encoded by the coding sequence ATGAAACCCGACGACCGCGCCTTCCTTTTCGAACTTCTGGAAACCCCGAGTCCGACGGGCTTCGAAATGCCGGGACAGCGGGTCTGGGCGAAGTGGATCGGCCAGCACGCGGCGGAAACCGCCTGCGATGCCTACGGTTCCACCTGGGCCATCCTGCCCGGGAAGTCCGAGCGGATCGTGATGCTGGAAGCGCACGCCGATGAGATCGGTTTCATCATCAAGCACATCGACGACAACGGCTTCCTCCGGCTTGACCGCATCGGCGGCAGCGATGCCGCGACCGCCCGTGGCCGCCGCCTGACCTTCCTCGGCGACGAGGGACCGGTGTCCGGCATCATCGGCAACACCGCCATCCACCTCCGCCGCGACGAGGCGGGCCAGGAAAAGGCCCCGGCCGTGCACGAACTGTGGGTCGATGTCGGTGCCTCCAGCGCCAAGGAGGTGGCCGCGCTCGGCCTGCGCGTGGGCCACCCGGCGGTCTATCAAGACAGCCCGATGGAACTTTCCCACGACCGGCTGGTGGGCCGCGCCCTGGACAACCGGATCGGCGGCTACATCATCGCCCAGGTCATGAAGCGGGTGGCGAAGGAGAAAAAGAAGCCCGCCTTCACGCTGGTCTGCCTCAATGCGGTGCAGGAGGAGATCGGCGGCCATGGCGCGATGATGGCAACCTACCGCCTGAAGCCCGAGGTCTGCGTCTGCCTGGATGTGACTCACGCCACCGACACGCCGGGGATCGACCACGTGAAGTTCGGCCGGGTGAAGCTCGGCGGCGGCCCCTCGCTGACGCACGGTTCGTCCAACCACCCGAAGGTGGTCCAGCGCCTGATCGAGGTGGCGAAGAAGGCCTCGGTGCCGGTCCAGCACGAGTCCAGCAGCCGCTTCACCGGCACGGATACCGACAAAATCTTCCACAGCCGCGAGGGTGTGCCGAGCGCGCTCGTGTCGCTGCCGCTGCGCTGCATGCACTCGGTGGTGGAAACCGCCCATCTGGGCGACATTGAGAAGACAATCGAGCTGCTCACCGGCTTTGTCCTGTCGCTCGACGCCGACGACACTTTCCATCAGACCCTGTGA
- a CDS encoding DUF1549 and DUF1553 domain-containing protein yields MWRPLVSVCLSVSSVLAADEPHWAYVPPVAAAPAGAEGRNPVDAFLEDARAKMGMKAAAETSPRQWLERAAYTLIGLPPSAEQLARIDAHPDEATRKALVDELLASPAYGERWARHWMDVARYADTSGYNFDADNRYPFAYTYRDWLIGAFNRDLPYARFVELQIAADLMVDRPDHPDLAALGFITVGPRSGHEETIDDRVDVVTRGFMASTVSCARCHDHKFDPITTQDYYSLYSIFDNVTEPEQKPVVGAPADEAALKVYQVEAAKLEKEDLDARQALVDHLRSKESLAVYLDLGWRAKAQGWEHGMAASEAFKRGRYRAKAVLQWRDWLRKNTSGDKAVPRLAEWDREMAAADDAGKKAACAKLAEEWMAGGAFAECSKDPSCPMAYGVDRVTSIMDTEDDNARRKRASATSKLQAEHPGSPPRAMTLQDKPKWSEAVVFKRGNPAMRGEKFDRHWFSFLGGEVFSKDRSARLSLAEKIADPKNPLTARVMVNRVWAWNFGAPLADPADFGTQQAAPPLQPLLDYLAVWFTEHGGSVKELNRLLATSQAFRLAAEGPAENNAIDEANTRFWKWNRRRLDFEVMRDHLLASAGSLETKSVGGRSVKIEEPSADERRSVYSFIDRYALPGVFVSFDLPHPDHLSAARGQTTVPQQALYFLNNPLLLRRSEALAGDADFKRQPDNAARVAWLYRRLFQREPREAESRAILQWLAKVDPADYEPKLGGIWEVRHADDSPTLPLEVREFPLFADEVWKTGPDPATAPIRWLNVGANGGHVAARHAMILRWRATGSGEVKMTAHLKRTQKEGNTLAWRIDAQGTRTLVEGKFAPESTIDPAGEWVTVKAGDTLDLVLRAPDGDACGGIAWTVKVMGRETPQAKPAVVGNFTSDFPKPGAPSHASAAVDPWADVIQILWASNEFNFID; encoded by the coding sequence ATGTGGCGGCCCTTGGTCAGCGTTTGCCTGTCGGTTTCCTCCGTCCTCGCGGCGGATGAACCGCACTGGGCGTATGTGCCTCCGGTGGCTGCGGCTCCCGCTGGAGCGGAGGGAAGGAACCCGGTCGATGCTTTCCTAGAGGATGCGCGGGCGAAGATGGGAATGAAGGCCGCGGCGGAGACTTCCCCGCGCCAGTGGCTGGAGCGGGCCGCTTACACCCTCATTGGCCTGCCGCCCTCCGCGGAGCAACTGGCCCGGATCGACGCGCATCCGGACGAGGCCACCCGGAAGGCGCTGGTCGATGAGCTGCTCGCCAGCCCGGCCTACGGCGAACGCTGGGCCCGCCATTGGATGGACGTCGCCCGCTACGCCGATACCAGCGGCTACAATTTCGACGCCGACAACCGTTACCCCTTCGCTTACACCTACCGGGATTGGCTGATCGGGGCCTTCAACCGCGACCTGCCCTACGCCCGGTTCGTGGAACTCCAGATCGCTGCGGACCTGATGGTGGACCGTCCGGATCATCCCGACCTCGCCGCGCTCGGCTTCATCACCGTGGGACCGCGATCCGGGCACGAGGAGACGATCGATGACCGCGTGGACGTGGTGACCCGCGGCTTCATGGCCAGCACGGTGTCGTGCGCGCGCTGCCACGATCACAAGTTCGATCCGATCACCACGCAGGACTATTATTCGCTCTACTCGATCTTCGACAACGTCACCGAGCCGGAGCAGAAGCCGGTGGTGGGCGCGCCCGCCGACGAGGCCGCGCTGAAGGTTTATCAAGTGGAAGCCGCCAAGCTGGAGAAGGAGGACCTCGATGCCCGCCAGGCATTGGTCGATCACTTGCGGAGCAAGGAATCGCTCGCCGTGTATCTCGATCTCGGTTGGCGCGCGAAGGCGCAGGGTTGGGAGCACGGCATGGCGGCCTCGGAGGCGTTCAAGCGCGGGCGTTACCGGGCGAAGGCCGTGCTTCAGTGGCGGGATTGGTTGCGGAAAAACACTTCGGGCGACAAGGCGGTGCCGCGCCTCGCCGAATGGGACCGCGAGATGGCCGCGGCGGATGACGCGGGCAAGAAGGCGGCCTGCGCAAAATTGGCGGAGGAATGGATGGCGGGTGGCGCCTTTGCGGAATGTTCGAAGGATCCATCGTGCCCGATGGCCTATGGCGTGGACCGGGTGACCTCGATCATGGACACGGAGGACGACAACGCCCGGCGCAAGCGCGCCAGCGCCACGAGCAAGCTCCAGGCCGAGCACCCCGGCTCGCCGCCGCGCGCGATGACGCTCCAGGACAAGCCGAAGTGGAGCGAGGCGGTGGTGTTCAAGCGTGGCAACCCGGCGATGAGAGGGGAGAAGTTCGACCGCCACTGGTTCAGCTTCCTCGGCGGCGAGGTGTTTTCGAAGGACCGCAGCGCGCGGCTCTCGCTGGCGGAGAAGATCGCCGATCCGAAAAACCCGCTCACCGCCCGCGTGATGGTGAACCGCGTGTGGGCGTGGAATTTCGGCGCGCCGCTCGCCGATCCCGCGGACTTCGGCACGCAGCAGGCCGCACCTCCGCTCCAGCCGTTGCTCGATTACCTCGCCGTGTGGTTCACGGAGCACGGCGGCTCGGTGAAGGAACTCAATCGCCTGCTGGCGACCTCGCAGGCATTCCGGCTCGCGGCGGAAGGACCGGCGGAAAACAACGCGATCGATGAGGCGAACACGCGCTTTTGGAAATGGAACCGCCGTCGTCTGGATTTCGAGGTGATGCGCGATCACCTGCTGGCATCCGCCGGGAGTCTGGAGACGAAGAGCGTGGGCGGGCGATCGGTGAAGATTGAGGAGCCATCCGCCGACGAACGCCGCAGCGTCTACTCGTTCATCGACCGCTACGCGCTGCCGGGCGTGTTCGTGTCGTTCGATCTGCCGCATCCCGACCACCTCAGCGCGGCGCGTGGCCAGACCACCGTGCCGCAACAGGCGCTGTATTTCCTGAACAACCCGCTGTTGCTGCGTCGGTCCGAAGCTCTTGCGGGGGATGCGGATTTCAAGCGCCAGCCGGACAATGCCGCGCGGGTGGCTTGGCTCTACCGCCGCCTGTTCCAGCGCGAGCCGCGCGAGGCCGAGTCGCGCGCCATCCTGCAATGGCTCGCCAAGGTCGATCCGGCGGACTACGAGCCGAAGCTCGGCGGCATTTGGGAGGTGCGCCATGCCGATGACAGCCCGACCTTGCCGCTGGAAGTACGGGAGTTCCCGTTGTTCGCGGACGAGGTGTGGAAGACCGGCCCTGATCCGGCCACCGCGCCGATCCGCTGGCTCAATGTCGGGGCGAACGGCGGCCACGTCGCGGCCCGGCACGCGATGATCCTGCGCTGGCGCGCGACCGGCTCCGGCGAGGTGAAGATGACCGCCCATCTCAAGCGCACCCAGAAGGAGGGGAACACGCTCGCGTGGCGGATCGATGCCCAGGGCACCCGCACGCTTGTGGAAGGAAAGTTCGCGCCCGAGAGCACCATCGATCCCGCTGGCGAATGGGTGACGGTGAAGGCCGGGGATACTCTTGATCTCGTCTTGCGCGCGCCGGATGGCGATGCCTGCGGCGGCATCGCGTGGACGGTGAAGGTGATGGGCCGCGAGACGCCACAGGCGAAGCCCGCAGTGGTCGGGAATTTCACCAGCGATTTTCCGAAACCGGGTGCGCCCTCGCATGCCTCCGCTGCCGTCGATCCGTGGGCGGACGTGATCCAAATACTGTGGGCCTCGAACGAATTCAATTTCATCGACTGA
- a CDS encoding YegP family protein — MYELFKSEASGKYHFRLKAGNGEIILSSEAYEAKPSAENGIASVKKNGTDRKNFEIRQSSSGKSYFVLKAGNGQIIGQSQQYVTEAAAENGIASVIKNAGGETKDLTA, encoded by the coding sequence ATGTACGAACTCTTCAAAAGCGAGGCGTCCGGTAAATACCACTTCCGGCTCAAGGCGGGGAATGGCGAGATCATCCTCTCCAGCGAGGCTTACGAGGCGAAGCCTTCGGCGGAAAACGGCATTGCGTCCGTGAAAAAGAACGGGACCGACCGCAAGAATTTCGAGATCCGCCAGAGCTCCAGCGGGAAGTCGTATTTCGTGCTGAAGGCGGGCAATGGCCAGATTATCGGCCAGAGCCAGCAATACGTCACGGAGGCGGCCGCGGAGAACGGCATCGCCTCGGTGATCAAGAACGCGGGCGGCGAGACCAAGGATCTCACCGCCTGA